The Amycolatopsis sp. QT-25 genomic sequence GGACTCCTGTCCCTCGAAGGCGATCTTCGGCGCGAAGCCGGCCGCGGCGCACAGGTCGTCGGTGATGGTGCGGAGGCCATAGCCGGTTTCGAGGAGGACGAACTCTTCGTCCTCGAGGTCTTCGATGGCGGCGTTGGGCCGGTCGGCGAGGCGGTGCGACGTCGGCACGGAAAGGAAGATCTCCTGCTCGGCGAGCACGGCGGTATCGAGCAGCGGGTCGTCGAGAGGGGCGGGCGCGAGCAGCGCGAGGTCGAGCTCACCGCTGGTCAGCCTGTCGACCATGTCCTGCCGTGAACCCTGGACCAGGGTGAACCGGACTCCCGGATGGTCCGCGCGGTAACCGCGGAGCAACGTGGGGACGAGGGACCGGCCGAGCAGGTGCAGGAAGCCGAGGACGACGTGCCCGGATTCGGGATCGACCTCTTCGCGGGCTTGGCGGACTCCGGCGTCGACGGTGGCGAGCGCTCGTTCGGCGGCGTCGGCCAGCAGCTCGGCGGCACGGGTGAGCCGGATGCCGCGGCCGTCGGGGACCGTCAGCGGCGCGCCGAGAGCCGCGCCGAGCGCCGAGATCCGGCGGCTCACCGTGGGCTGCGGGACACCGAGCAGTTCGGCCGCGCGTGTGACGTTCGTCGTGCGGCGCAGTGCGGTGAGCAAGGCGAGCTGGGGAGCTAGCTGGGCGGTCATCCTTTCATTCAGCACGGTATCGATTGTGGCAGAGGATCGTATTGGACGTATCGTTTAGCCAGGCTTAGTTTCGGTGTCGTGTCTGCCACCGGAACCACCCACCGGGTGACGATCGCCGTCGCCGCGGCCGGGATCTCCTCGTTCGCGCTGCTCTACGCGCCCCAGCCGGTGCTGCCGCAGCTGGCCGAGCAGTACCACCTCGATCCCGGTGGCGCTTCGCTCGCGGTGAGCGTCGCGACCGGCGCGCTCGCGATCGCCGTACTGCCGATCGCGGTCCTCTCCGAGGTCGTGGGACGGCGTCCGGTGATCATCGCTTCGGTGGTCGCGTCGGTGGTGTTCGGATTCCTGCTGCCGCTGGCGCCCGGCTATCCGGCGCTACTCGTGCTGCGGGCGCTGCAAGGGGTCGCCATCGCGGGGTTCCCCGGAGTGGCCGCCGCCTATCTCGCGGAACGGCTCGGCAAGGCCGGGCTCGCGGCCGCGGTGGGCGCGATGATCGCCGGGAACACCGTCGGCGGCATGATCGGCAGGCTCGCGGCCGGGTTCACCGCCGGGCCGTTCGGCTACCACGGCGCGCTGCTCGTCGTCGCGGGCGTCGGCCTGGTCTGCACGGTGGTCACGGTGCTGGCCCTGCCACCGCGGGAGCAAGGGACCTTTGCTGTCACTTCGACGGATCGCCGCAGGTCAGAGCACCTGCGTGCGCAAGGACGGGCGGTGCTGGCCGGACTCGGCGCCGCGGTCCGGAAACCGGTCCTGCTGGTCCAGTACGCCGTCGCGCTGCTGGCGATGGGCTCGTTCGTCGCGCTGTACAACGCCGCCGGTTTCCGTTTGACCGGTGAGCCGCTGAACCTCTCGCCCGCGATCGCCTCGCTCGTCTTCCTCTCGTACGCGATGGGCTCGGTCTCGTCGGCGACCGCGGGCAAACTCGTCGGCCGGTTCGGCCGCCGCGGGGCGCTCGCCGGCGCCCTGCTGCTCACGATCGCGGGCACCGCGCTGACGCTGTCCGACGCACTGGCGCTGGTCGTCGCCGGTTTCGTGGTGCTGACCGGCGCGTTCTTCGCCGCACACGCCGTCGCCAACGGCTGGGCCGCGGCGGAGGCGCCCGAGAACGCACGGGGCCAGGTCGGTGGGCTCTACACGCTTTCGTACTACCTCGGCAGCAGCGTCGGCGGCGCCGTCGGCGCGACCGTCTACGGCCATGCGGGCTGGAACTGGCTGATCGTGCTGACCGCCGCCTGGCTCGCGCTCGCCGCGGCAGCCGTGGTCATGGTGATCCCCAAGTCCGTCAAGGCCTCCTTGAGGGACTTGAAGCCATGCAGTGGCGCGCAGTCCCTCCGTTGAGGGGTGGCGACGGGGGCGCATGGACGGACTCTCGAGAATTCACGGACCGAGCGCTGAGGTGATAGCAAAGGTCCCTTGCTACGCGATCGCGGCGACCAGCAGCCCGCCGCCCACCGGCAACAGCGCCGGGACCAGCCGCTCGTCCTCCCGGAAGGCCCGCGCGACCTCGCGCAGCGCCAGGGTGTCCGGATCGCGCCGTGCGGGATCGGTCACCCTCGAACCCGAGACGTTGTGGAACGCCAGTATCCCGCCGGGCCGCAGCAGCGCGACGGCCCGCTCGTAGCAACTCGGGTACTCGATCGGCGCCGAATCGACGAACACCAGGTCGTAGCCGCCGGGGGTGAGCCGGGGGAGCACCTCGAGCGCGCGCCCCAGGATCAGCCGGGTCCGTCCCGGCGGGTAGCCGGCCTCGCGGAACGCCGCCCTCGCCGCCCGGTGGTATTCGGGCTCGATGTCGATCGAGGTGAGTATTCCGTCGTCGACCATGCCGCGAAGCAGGCACAACCCGCTCACCCCGGCCCCGGTCCCGACTTCCACGACGGCCTTCGCCCGCAGCGTCGTGGCGAGAAAACGCAGAGTCGCACCCGCGCCGGCGCTCAGCGGACCGCATCCCAGCTCGGCCGACCGCGCCCGCACGGTGGCCAGAACCTCGTCGTCGGGGACGTACCCGTCGACGAGGTCGGCGTCGGCGGTCTCGGCAGACGAGCCCGCATGCGTCCCGGAATTCACACGCGGAGGTTAGCGCTGCCTATCGCCAAAAGAGCGAAGACTCCCTGCTACCGAACTTCTCAGCCTTCTCTCAGTCCAGTCTCACTAGAAACATAAGCAGGCCGGACAGACTGGTCCTCGACAACGGGAACACCGTGCACATCGCCCGCGTTGGGTGGAGTAGTTGGGAGAAGACGCTGATGGAGGTGCCTACTTCCCCGATGCAGGAGACGATGCAGGACCAGCACGCGGACCAGGTCGCGCCGGTGACGGTGGACGAGGCCGCATGGACGCCGCCCTCGTGGGACGAGGTCGTGCGTGAGCACGCCGACCGCGTGTACCGGCTGGCGTACCGCCTGACCGGTAACGCCCACGACGCCGAAGACCTGACGCAGGAGACCTTCATCCGGGTCTTCCGCTCGCTCGCGTCCTACAAGCCCGGCACGTTCGAGGGCTGGCTGCACCGGATCACCACGAACCTCTTCCTCGACATGGCCCGCCGCCGCTCGCGCGTGCGGATGGAAGGCCTCCCCGAGGACACCGACCGCATCGTCGGTGACGACCCGAGCCCGGAGCAGGTCTACTCGGACACCCATCTCGACCCGGACCTGCAGGCCGCGCTCGACGAGTTGCCGCCCGAGTTCCGCGCCGCGGTCGTGCTGTGCGACGTCGAAGGCCTCTCGTACGAGGAGATCGGCGCCACCCTCGGGGTCAAGCTCGGCACCGTGCGCAGCCGGATCCACCGCGGCCGCCAGGCGCTTCGCGCTTCTTTGGAGCGCCGTCGCGCCGCGGCGCAGGAGTCTGCGAAGGTGGGGGTATGACCGCACCGCGAGGTTGGGGGCTCCCCGAGTCGCATCTGCTTCCGGACGCCATCGTCGCCTTCGTCGACGGCGAGCTGTCCCTCGGCGCCCAGGACCGGGCTTCGGCGCACCTCGCCCGCTGCCAGACGTGCGCGGCCGAGGTCGCCGCGCAGCGCCAGGCCGTCCACGCCGTGAAGCAGGCGGGAGCGCCGTCGATGTCGGCGGGTTTCCTGGCCAGCCTGTGCTCCATCCCGCAGAACACCGAACTTCCCGGCACGCCGGACAACCTGGCGATGACGGCCGACGGCCAGCTGGTGGCCATCCAGCGGCCCGACCGGGTCGCCGGCCTTCGCGACACCGGAGTGCTGGGCGGGGCGCCGCCCTTGGGATCTTCGACGCCGCTGGGCCAGTCGCCGAACGTCCTCGGCGGCGGACGGTTCGGCGTCGCTCGCCGGAAGTACGCGCAGGGTGCCGGAGTCGTCGTTTCAGGCCTGGTGCTGAGCGCCCTCGCCCTCGTCGCGACCTCGGGTGACGGCAGCGAGGAACAGCCGAACACCGGCTTCACCCCGCCGCAGGGGGTCAACGCCGGTCTGCTGCCCGCGCAGCTGGGCGGCGGCCCCCGGCCGGAACCGCCGCGCAGCCCCGCGCCGAGCCCGAGCACGTCGATCGCGCCCGTGCCCGTCTCGGCCCGCTGATCTGCTTCGTCAGGGTTTGACGAAGCAGATCGTCGCGCTCTTGAACTTCTGTGCCGCGCCGTACGCCGTGTAGGAGATCACCTCTTCCGTGCCTTCTTTGCACGGGCTGGTCACGTAGCTCGCCTGGTCGAACACCTCGCTGATCTTCAGCCGTGCTCCCGAGCAGTTCACCAGCGGCGGCGGGGTCTTGGTTTCGATGACGTCGAAACACAGCCCGATCTGGGCGTTGAGCCCCAGGCACAGGCCGACGCCCTCACCGCGCAACGGGGTCGGTACCGAGTAGCTGTAGAAGCCCTTGGGGCAGTCGCCCTTGACCGAGCCCTTCACGCTCACGACGTACGGCGTCTGCGGGTTGTCGCACGCGGTCTTCGTCGCGTCGGCCTCTTTTCCGGCGCCGGTGAGCTGGACACAGTCGCCGACCTCCAGTTTGGTGGCCTGTTTCTCCGGCCCGGCGGCCGCCTTCATCACCAGGATCAGGCCGATCCCGCCGCCGACCACGACGAGCGCGGCGACGAGCAACAGCACTTTCACCTTGGTGGACAAGCCTTTTTTCTTGGGCGGCTGCTGTGGCCAGCCCTGGTGCTGCGGCCACTGCGGCTGCGGCCATTGCTGCTGAGGGACGTTCTGGGGCGGAAAAGGAGCCCCCGGGTTCTCCGACATGCCCATTAGACTGCCAGATGTGAGACATGGTTTCCTCAAGTGTCACATTTGTTGGCCGATCCGGGGA encodes the following:
- a CDS encoding O-methyltransferase, whose protein sequence is MNSGTHAGSSAETADADLVDGYVPDDEVLATVRARSAELGCGPLSAGAGATLRFLATTLRAKAVVEVGTGAGVSGLCLLRGMVDDGILTSIDIEPEYHRAARAAFREAGYPPGRTRLILGRALEVLPRLTPGGYDLVFVDSAPIEYPSCYERAVALLRPGGILAFHNVSGSRVTDPARRDPDTLALREVARAFREDERLVPALLPVGGGLLVAAIA
- a CDS encoding MFS transporter; this translates as MTIAVAAAGISSFALLYAPQPVLPQLAEQYHLDPGGASLAVSVATGALAIAVLPIAVLSEVVGRRPVIIASVVASVVFGFLLPLAPGYPALLVLRALQGVAIAGFPGVAAAYLAERLGKAGLAAAVGAMIAGNTVGGMIGRLAAGFTAGPFGYHGALLVVAGVGLVCTVVTVLALPPREQGTFAVTSTDRRRSEHLRAQGRAVLAGLGAAVRKPVLLVQYAVALLAMGSFVALYNAAGFRLTGEPLNLSPAIASLVFLSYAMGSVSSATAGKLVGRFGRRGALAGALLLTIAGTALTLSDALALVVAGFVVLTGAFFAAHAVANGWAAAEAPENARGQVGGLYTLSYYLGSSVGGAVGATVYGHAGWNWLIVLTAAWLALAAAAVVMVIPKSVKASLRDLKPCSGAQSLR
- a CDS encoding zf-HC2 domain-containing protein, whose translation is MTAPRGWGLPESHLLPDAIVAFVDGELSLGAQDRASAHLARCQTCAAEVAAQRQAVHAVKQAGAPSMSAGFLASLCSIPQNTELPGTPDNLAMTADGQLVAIQRPDRVAGLRDTGVLGGAPPLGSSTPLGQSPNVLGGGRFGVARRKYAQGAGVVVSGLVLSALALVATSGDGSEEQPNTGFTPPQGVNAGLLPAQLGGGPRPEPPRSPAPSPSTSIAPVPVSAR
- the sigE gene encoding RNA polymerase sigma factor SigE → MQDQHADQVAPVTVDEAAWTPPSWDEVVREHADRVYRLAYRLTGNAHDAEDLTQETFIRVFRSLASYKPGTFEGWLHRITTNLFLDMARRRSRVRMEGLPEDTDRIVGDDPSPEQVYSDTHLDPDLQAALDELPPEFRAAVVLCDVEGLSYEEIGATLGVKLGTVRSRIHRGRQALRASLERRRAAAQESAKVGV
- a CDS encoding LysR family transcriptional regulator, whose product is MTAQLAPQLALLTALRRTTNVTRAAELLGVPQPTVSRRISALGAALGAPLTVPDGRGIRLTRAAELLADAAERALATVDAGVRQAREEVDPESGHVVLGFLHLLGRSLVPTLLRGYRADHPGVRFTLVQGSRQDMVDRLTSGELDLALLAPAPLDDPLLDTAVLAEQEIFLSVPTSHRLADRPNAAIEDLEDEEFVLLETGYGLRTITDDLCAAAGFAPKIAFEGQESDTVRGLVAAGLGVALLPRFEPGSPAGVAEVPLVPPVGRTIGLAWRRDVVLPPAVLRFRERIRGQHW